A section of the Sedimentisphaera cyanobacteriorum genome encodes:
- a CDS encoding DUF4276 family protein codes for MNNTTVYAVVEGQTEQAFVDNVLAPYLGHFNVFIYARLIGKPGHKGGNVRFERVRKDIEHFLKQRRDTYITTMFDYFRLPYDWPGRGEMPANLSTEEKANRIEQAALKELKRLFPEHNPEARLIPYIQMHEFEALLFSDISILSDGLGIQNCEIERILNECGGHEEINEGIETAPSKRLERLCLRYNKVVKGKSISEQTGLETIRKRCPHFDSWLRRMEKLARQK; via the coding sequence ATGAATAACACCACTGTTTATGCTGTTGTGGAAGGTCAGACTGAGCAGGCTTTTGTAGATAATGTTTTAGCTCCGTATCTGGGACATTTCAATGTTTTCATATATGCCAGACTGATTGGCAAACCAGGCCATAAAGGCGGAAACGTCCGGTTTGAAAGAGTTAGGAAAGATATTGAACATTTTCTCAAGCAAAGAAGGGATACTTATATAACGACAATGTTTGATTATTTTAGGCTCCCTTACGATTGGCCGGGCAGAGGTGAGATGCCGGCTAACCTTTCAACGGAAGAAAAGGCAAATCGAATTGAACAGGCAGCATTAAAAGAATTAAAACGTTTATTCCCTGAACACAACCCAGAAGCAAGATTAATCCCTTATATTCAAATGCATGAATTTGAAGCACTGTTATTCAGTGATATTTCGATTCTGTCTGATGGATTGGGTATTCAGAACTGTGAAATAGAACGCATATTAAATGAGTGCGGCGGGCATGAAGAGATAAATGAAGGTATAGAGACAGCTCCATCAAAGCGTCTGGAAAGGCTCTGCTTGAGGTATAACAAAGTTGTTAAGGGCAAATCAATATCCGAACAGACAGGGTTAGAGACAATCCGGAAAAGATGTCCGCACTTTGACAGCTGGCTGAGGCGTATGGAAAAACTGGCACGGCAAAAATAA
- a CDS encoding CDP-alcohol phosphatidyltransferase family protein: MKKHIPNILTISRIALTFVLFAILLTIDSSNGSLYFWCFVFFAVISATDFLDGFLARRWKVESRFGRVADPFADKIFIAGCFLIFAFEQIPVMENLPAAAGEVIRWGLAAVILLRESAVTIVRQIAEKKGFDFSASQFGKVKMFSQCVLGAYVLVHSAFFAGSAVSDWLLAAGFIFTAVATAGSGIEAAIRLYKAYKNQHTPA, translated from the coding sequence ATGAAAAAGCACATACCTAACATACTCACAATTTCCCGAATAGCGCTCACTTTCGTGCTGTTTGCAATATTGCTGACTATAGACTCATCAAACGGGAGTCTGTATTTCTGGTGCTTTGTCTTCTTCGCTGTTATCTCGGCCACAGACTTTCTCGACGGCTTTCTCGCTCGAAGATGGAAGGTGGAATCAAGGTTTGGGAGGGTGGCAGACCCGTTTGCTGATAAGATTTTTATAGCAGGCTGCTTTTTAATTTTCGCATTCGAGCAGATACCAGTAATGGAGAATTTACCTGCAGCAGCAGGGGAAGTGATAAGATGGGGCCTTGCAGCTGTAATACTGCTTAGAGAATCCGCTGTTACTATTGTAAGGCAGATAGCCGAGAAAAAGGGCTTCGATTTCTCCGCTTCGCAGTTCGGGAAGGTTAAGATGTTCTCTCAGTGCGTGCTTGGGGCTTATGTGCTGGTGCATTCAGCTTTCTTCGCAGGCTCAGCGGTTTCAGACTGGCTGCTGGCAGCTGGTTTCATTTTTACTGCCGTTGCCACAGCTGGTTCAGGGATCGAAGCCGCAATACGCCTCTACAAGGCATACAAAAATCAGCACACCCCAGCCTGA